In Pseudovibrio brasiliensis, the following are encoded in one genomic region:
- the lpdA gene encoding dihydrolipoyl dehydrogenase: MSGNAYDVIIIGSGPGGYVTAIRSAQLGFKTAIVEREHMGGICLNWGCIPTKALLRSAEIYHYMQHGKDYGLSAEGVSFDAAAVVKRSRGVSGQLNGGIGFLMKKNKVDIIWGEAKLTKPGEIAVGPSSKDAMQPQHPTPKGVKGHGSYSAKHIIVATGAKPRVIPGLEPDKENIWTYFEAMVPEKMPKSLIVMGSGAIGIEFASFYKTMGADVTVVEMMPTIMPVEDPEISAIAKKQMEKQGIKFVMEAKVSKVVKGKGQVTATIETKDGKAQEITAEKLISAVGVVGNIENLGLEALGIKTDRGCIVTDEFSRTNVPGIYAIGDVAGPPMLAHKAEHEGVICIEKISGLDAHPMKRDQIPGCTYCNPQVASVGLTEQKAKDAGYEVRVGRFPFMGNGKAIALGEPEGLVKTVFDNKTGQLLGAHMVGAEVTELIQGFVVAMGLETTEEELMHTCFPHPTLSEMMKESVLDAYGRALNM, translated from the coding sequence ATGAGTGGCAACGCCTACGACGTGATTATCATTGGTTCTGGTCCTGGTGGCTATGTAACCGCAATCCGCTCCGCGCAGCTTGGTTTCAAGACCGCGATTGTTGAGCGTGAACATATGGGCGGTATCTGCCTGAACTGGGGCTGTATCCCAACCAAGGCGCTGCTGCGTTCTGCTGAGATCTACCACTACATGCAGCATGGCAAGGACTACGGTCTTTCCGCTGAAGGCGTGAGCTTTGATGCAGCTGCTGTTGTGAAGCGCTCCCGTGGTGTTTCCGGTCAGCTCAATGGCGGTATCGGCTTCCTGATGAAGAAGAACAAAGTGGACATCATCTGGGGTGAAGCAAAGCTCACCAAGCCGGGTGAGATCGCTGTTGGTCCTTCTTCCAAAGACGCTATGCAGCCTCAGCACCCAACTCCAAAGGGTGTGAAGGGTCACGGTTCTTACTCCGCCAAGCACATCATTGTTGCAACTGGTGCGAAGCCACGTGTGATCCCGGGTCTTGAGCCTGACAAGGAAAACATCTGGACTTATTTCGAAGCGATGGTTCCGGAAAAGATGCCGAAGTCCCTCATTGTGATGGGTTCCGGCGCGATCGGTATCGAGTTTGCATCCTTCTACAAAACAATGGGCGCTGATGTGACCGTTGTTGAGATGATGCCAACCATCATGCCGGTTGAAGATCCTGAGATCTCCGCGATTGCGAAAAAGCAGATGGAGAAACAGGGCATCAAGTTCGTCATGGAAGCGAAGGTTTCCAAGGTCGTAAAAGGCAAGGGGCAGGTGACTGCTACCATTGAGACCAAAGATGGCAAGGCACAGGAAATCACCGCTGAGAAGCTGATTTCTGCTGTTGGTGTTGTTGGCAACATTGAGAACCTCGGCCTTGAAGCTCTTGGCATCAAGACTGACCGTGGTTGCATCGTGACTGACGAGTTCAGCCGCACCAATGTTCCTGGCATTTATGCAATCGGTGACGTTGCTGGTCCTCCAATGCTGGCGCATAAGGCTGAGCATGAAGGCGTGATCTGCATCGAGAAGATCTCCGGCCTTGACGCTCATCCAATGAAGCGTGACCAGATTCCTGGCTGTACCTACTGTAACCCGCAGGTTGCTTCCGTTGGTCTGACCGAGCAGAAAGCTAAGGATGCTGGTTATGAGGTTCGCGTTGGCCGCTTCCCATTCATGGGCAACGGTAAGGCGATTGCTCTTGGTGAGCCGGAAGGTCTTGTGAAGACTGTGTTCGACAACAAGACCGGTCAGCTGCTGGGTGCGCACATGGTTGGCGCTGAAGTGACCGAGCTCATTCAGGGCTTCGTTGTTGCGATGGGTCTGGAGACCACCGAAGAAGAGCTGATGCACACTTGCTTCCCGCATCCAACCCTTTCCGAAATGATGAAGGAAAGTGTTCTAGACGCCTACGGCCGCGCTCTGAATATGTAA
- a CDS encoding N-acetylglucosaminyltransferase codes for MVKVVDGFTFFNELDTLEIRLGELFDVVDEFILVEATKTFTGAEKPLYFADNKSRFAPFLSKIRHVIVEDMPQNPQSAWSREYHQRDGIERGLKDLAVNDLILVSDVDEIPKPDVLLRIKNDRRSSKSLTFFGADIFRYRLNFKDDVSDFTSCPRMIGAMFFKGAQALRRERAYQSKSLHPVLETALWHWKALTRHSRPMRRQLLRSSSWHFSFLGDMEKVVTKLEAYSHTEHMNDAYLGRAQRTLDRLDAGDGRGKLVTKDSGELPDYVLENFAKFSHLYVEPQAP; via the coding sequence ATGGTCAAAGTTGTCGATGGCTTCACGTTTTTCAACGAACTCGATACCCTTGAAATTCGCCTTGGCGAACTGTTTGATGTGGTGGATGAGTTCATTCTTGTAGAGGCAACCAAGACCTTTACGGGAGCGGAAAAACCTCTCTACTTTGCTGATAACAAGTCGCGGTTTGCACCGTTCTTAAGCAAGATCCGACACGTGATCGTGGAGGATATGCCGCAGAACCCGCAGAGCGCCTGGTCGAGGGAGTACCACCAACGCGACGGCATAGAGCGCGGCCTTAAAGACCTTGCGGTCAATGATCTGATCCTTGTGTCCGACGTGGATGAAATTCCAAAGCCGGATGTTCTGCTCAGAATTAAAAATGATCGCAGGAGTTCAAAGAGCCTGACATTCTTTGGCGCTGATATTTTCCGCTACAGACTGAACTTTAAAGATGATGTCTCGGATTTTACCTCCTGCCCAAGAATGATCGGTGCGATGTTTTTCAAGGGAGCTCAGGCTTTGCGGCGTGAGCGGGCTTATCAAAGCAAAAGTCTCCATCCTGTTCTCGAGACTGCTTTGTGGCACTGGAAAGCTCTCACACGGCACAGCCGACCTATGCGACGTCAACTGCTTCGTTCTTCCAGCTGGCACTTCAGCTTTCTGGGGGACATGGAGAAGGTGGTTACAAAACTCGAGGCTTACTCGCACACCGAACACATGAATGATGCCTATCTGGGCCGTGCGCAACGAACGCTGGACCGTCTGGATGCGGGCGATGGCAGAGGAAAGCTGGTCACCAAGGACAGCGGAGAACTGCCCGACTACGTTTTGGAGAATTTTGCGAAGTTCTCCCACCTTTATGTGGAGCCTCAAGCTCCTTGA
- a CDS encoding pyruvate dehydrogenase complex dihydrolipoamide acetyltransferase, with the protein MPINILMPALSPTMEEGNLAKWLVKEGDAISAGDVIAEIETDKATMEVEAVDEGTIGKIMVAEGTEGVKVNEPIAILLEEGEDASAMDAAPAAAPAPAAPQTPAAPAAPAAAAAPAPAPAAPVAASGERVFSSPLARRLAKQNGLDIALINGTGPHGRVVKRDVEAAIAAGTGKAEAAPKAAEAPKAAEAPKAAPAGASDEQTLKLFEEGSYDLVPHDGMRKVIAKRLTESKQTVPHFYLTVECELDALLALRAQLNSSAPTDADGKPTYKLSVNDMIIKAHALALKAIPAANASYLESGMVMHKHADVGVAVSIDGGLITPIIRRAEEKTLSTISIEMKDLAKRARERKLAPTEFQGGTTSVSNLGMFGVKEFAAVINPPHATILAVGAGQKRPVVKGDEIVPATVMSVTLSTDHRAVDGALGAELLQAFKGYIENPMSMLV; encoded by the coding sequence ATGCCAATCAACATTTTGATGCCTGCGCTTTCTCCAACCATGGAAGAAGGCAATCTGGCCAAGTGGCTGGTTAAAGAAGGTGACGCGATTTCTGCAGGCGACGTGATTGCAGAGATTGAAACCGACAAAGCGACCATGGAAGTGGAAGCTGTCGATGAAGGCACCATCGGTAAGATCATGGTTGCTGAAGGAACCGAAGGCGTGAAGGTGAATGAACCTATCGCGATCCTTCTGGAAGAGGGCGAAGACGCTTCTGCAATGGACGCAGCACCTGCTGCGGCGCCTGCACCAGCTGCTCCTCAGACTCCTGCAGCACCAGCTGCGCCTGCGGCTGCGGCAGCTCCTGCACCAGCTCCAGCGGCTCCGGTTGCTGCTTCTGGTGAGCGTGTGTTCTCTTCTCCTCTGGCGCGCCGTCTGGCGAAACAGAACGGTCTGGACATCGCGCTGATCAACGGCACCGGCCCACATGGCCGTGTTGTGAAGCGTGACGTTGAAGCTGCGATTGCTGCTGGCACTGGTAAAGCGGAAGCTGCTCCTAAGGCTGCTGAAGCACCTAAAGCGGCTGAGGCTCCAAAGGCTGCACCAGCTGGTGCATCTGATGAGCAGACCCTCAAGCTGTTTGAGGAAGGCTCTTACGATCTGGTTCCTCACGATGGCATGCGCAAGGTTATTGCGAAGCGCCTGACAGAATCCAAGCAGACCGTTCCACACTTCTACCTGACTGTAGAGTGTGAGCTGGATGCTCTGCTGGCTCTGCGTGCTCAGCTGAACTCTTCCGCTCCAACTGACGCTGATGGCAAGCCTACTTACAAGCTGTCCGTCAACGACATGATCATCAAGGCGCATGCGCTGGCACTGAAAGCAATTCCAGCTGCAAACGCATCTTACCTTGAGAGCGGCATGGTTATGCATAAGCATGCTGACGTTGGTGTTGCGGTTTCCATCGATGGTGGTCTGATCACTCCGATCATCCGCCGCGCTGAAGAGAAAACGCTCTCCACGATCTCCATTGAGATGAAAGACCTGGCGAAGCGTGCTCGTGAGCGCAAGCTGGCTCCAACCGAATTCCAGGGCGGTACGACTTCCGTTTCCAACCTTGGCATGTTCGGCGTGAAGGAATTTGCGGCGGTGATCAACCCACCACACGCAACCATCCTTGCTGTTGGCGCTGGTCAGAAGCGTCCGGTTGTGAAGGGCGATGAAATCGTTCCTGCGACTGTGATGTCTGTGACCCTTTCCACTGACCACCGCGCGGTGGACGGTGCGCTGGGTGCAGAACTTCTGCAGGCCTTCAAAGGCTACATCGAAAACCCGATGTCCATGCTGGTTTAA
- a CDS encoding pyruvate dehydrogenase complex E1 component subunit beta → MAIEILMPALSPTMEEGKLAKWLKKEGDTVSAGDVIAEIETDKATMEVEAVDEGVIGKILVAEGTEEVKVNAPIAVLLEEGEDASAADKVGSAPAAAEAPAAPATPEVPAAPAAPAAPVASVAPADPEIPAGTKMVSMTVREALRDAMAEEMRRNENVFLMGEEVAQYQGAYKISQGLLDEFGEKRVIDTPITEHGFTGLAVGAAMAGLNPIVEFMTFNFAMQAIDHIINSAAKTLYMSGGQMGAPMVFRGANGAAARVAAQHSQDYAAWYASIPGLKVIQPYSAADAKGLLKAAIRDPNPVVFLENEILYGQHFDVPDVEDLVLPIGKAKIVREGTDATMVSWGIGMTYALQAVDELAKQGVSVELIDLRTIRPLDMDTVLASVRKTGRLVTVEEAFPICSVSSEIAYQVQSEAFDWLDAPVLRVTGKDVPMPYAANLEKLALPNAKEVIDAVKAVTYTA, encoded by the coding sequence ATGGCTATTGAAATTTTGATGCCTGCGCTTTCTCCGACCATGGAAGAAGGCAAGCTGGCCAAGTGGCTTAAAAAAGAAGGCGACACCGTTTCTGCTGGTGACGTGATTGCTGAAATCGAAACCGATAAAGCAACCATGGAAGTGGAAGCCGTGGACGAGGGTGTGATCGGCAAGATCCTCGTTGCTGAAGGCACTGAAGAAGTTAAGGTCAACGCTCCTATCGCAGTTCTGCTGGAAGAGGGCGAAGACGCTTCTGCTGCTGATAAGGTTGGTTCTGCACCAGCTGCTGCTGAAGCGCCAGCCGCACCGGCAACTCCTGAAGTTCCGGCTGCGCCAGCGGCTCCTGCAGCTCCAGTTGCAAGCGTTGCACCTGCTGACCCAGAAATTCCTGCGGGCACCAAAATGGTGAGCATGACCGTTCGTGAAGCTCTGCGCGACGCGATGGCGGAAGAAATGCGCCGCAACGAGAACGTGTTCCTGATGGGCGAAGAAGTTGCTCAGTATCAGGGTGCCTACAAGATCTCTCAGGGTCTCCTTGATGAGTTTGGCGAAAAGCGCGTGATCGATACCCCAATCACCGAGCATGGCTTTACCGGTCTTGCAGTTGGTGCTGCGATGGCAGGCCTGAACCCAATCGTTGAGTTCATGACCTTCAACTTCGCAATGCAGGCGATTGACCACATCATCAACTCTGCTGCTAAGACCCTTTACATGTCTGGTGGTCAGATGGGTGCGCCTATGGTGTTCCGTGGTGCAAACGGCGCAGCAGCGCGCGTTGCAGCACAGCACTCTCAGGACTACGCTGCATGGTATGCTTCCATTCCGGGCCTCAAGGTTATCCAGCCTTACTCTGCTGCTGATGCAAAGGGCCTTTTGAAAGCTGCTATCCGCGATCCAAACCCGGTTGTGTTCCTTGAGAACGAGATCCTTTACGGTCAGCACTTTGATGTGCCGGATGTTGAAGATCTGGTTCTGCCAATCGGTAAAGCGAAGATCGTTCGCGAAGGTACTGATGCGACCATGGTTTCCTGGGGCATTGGCATGACCTACGCGCTGCAGGCTGTTGATGAGCTGGCGAAACAGGGCGTTTCCGTTGAGCTGATCGATCTGCGCACCATTCGTCCGCTGGATATGGACACTGTTCTGGCTTCTGTTCGCAAAACAGGCCGTCTGGTGACCGTGGAAGAAGCCTTCCCAATCTGTTCTGTTTCCTCTGAAATTGCTTATCAGGTTCAGAGCGAAGCCTTCGATTGGCTGGATGCGCCAGTTCTGCGCGTAACCGGTAAAGACGTTCCAATGCCTTACGCAGCAAACCTTGAGAAGTTGGCTCTGCCAAACGCCAAGGAAGTTATCGACGCTGTTAAGGCTGTGACCTACACCGCCTAA
- the pdhA gene encoding pyruvate dehydrogenase (acetyl-transferring) E1 component subunit alpha → MKNVPALVEFSKEEELNAYREMLFIRRFEEKAGQLYGMGLIGGFCHLYIGQEAVVVGMEMAKEKGDQMITSYRDHAHMLACGMDPNGVMAELTGRRGGLSKGKGGSMHMFSKEQEFYGGHGIVGAQVALGTGLAFANRYKENGKVSMAFFGDGAANQGQVYESFNMAKLWNLPVIYVIENNKYGMGTSIERASSTTDLSQRGASFGIPGVQVDGMDVRAVKAATDYAMEWCREGNGPYILEMITYRYRGHSMSDPAKYRSKDEVQKMRSEHDPIEQVRARLLEKEWATEDELKAIDKEVRGVVAASAEFAQNDPEPDPSELYTDIVL, encoded by the coding sequence ATGAAAAACGTGCCCGCCCTTGTAGAATTTTCCAAAGAAGAAGAGCTAAACGCTTACCGCGAAATGCTTTTTATCCGTCGTTTTGAAGAAAAGGCGGGTCAGCTTTACGGTATGGGTCTGATCGGTGGCTTTTGTCACCTTTACATCGGCCAGGAAGCTGTTGTTGTTGGGATGGAGATGGCCAAGGAAAAAGGTGATCAGATGATCACTTCTTACCGTGACCACGCTCACATGCTTGCTTGTGGCATGGACCCGAACGGCGTGATGGCCGAACTGACTGGTCGCCGCGGTGGTCTGTCTAAAGGTAAGGGCGGTTCCATGCACATGTTCTCCAAAGAACAGGAGTTCTATGGTGGACACGGCATCGTTGGTGCGCAGGTCGCTCTTGGTACCGGTCTGGCATTTGCTAACCGCTATAAAGAGAACGGCAAAGTTTCCATGGCGTTCTTCGGCGATGGTGCTGCCAACCAGGGTCAGGTTTATGAGAGCTTCAACATGGCGAAGCTGTGGAACCTGCCTGTGATCTACGTGATCGAGAACAACAAGTACGGCATGGGTACCTCCATTGAACGTGCATCTTCCACAACTGACCTGTCTCAGCGCGGTGCTTCCTTCGGTATCCCAGGTGTTCAGGTTGACGGCATGGACGTGCGCGCGGTGAAAGCTGCGACCGACTATGCGATGGAATGGTGCCGTGAAGGCAATGGTCCTTACATCCTTGAGATGATCACCTACCGTTACCGCGGTCACTCCATGTCTGACCCTGCAAAATACCGCAGTAAAGACGAAGTCCAGAAGATGCGCTCTGAGCATGACCCGATTGAACAGGTTCGCGCTCGCCTTCTTGAAAAAGAATGGGCTACCGAAGACGAACTGAAAGCGATCGATAAAGAAGTGCGCGGCGTTGTTGCTGCTTCTGCTGAGTTTGCGCAGAACGATCCTGAGCCGGATCCATCTGAGCTGTACACGGACATCGTTCTCTAA
- a CDS encoding FtsB family cell division protein: MPGIAIGALCYFAFHALNGKLGLVGRPQIEHEILALEVELEELRAERLQLQRRVMLLDPESLDPDMVDERARASLNLAHVNEVAIMRN; encoded by the coding sequence GTGCCGGGAATTGCCATTGGTGCGCTTTGCTACTTTGCATTTCATGCGCTCAACGGTAAGCTGGGTCTTGTGGGCCGACCACAGATCGAGCATGAAATCCTTGCTCTGGAAGTTGAGCTTGAAGAGTTGCGGGCAGAACGCCTGCAATTACAACGCCGTGTCATGCTGCTTGACCCGGAGAGCCTTGATCCAGACATGGTGGATGAGCGGGCTCGTGCTTCCCTGAATCTGGCGCACGTGAATGAAGTTGCGATCATGCGCAACTGA
- the mfd gene encoding transcription-repair coupling factor codes for MFESLLKKSENITLASVPDGAEAYVLSKILSEIEEGGLALTYVARDATRMAALTEALGFFAPDVEVLQLPAWDCLPYDRVSPHGAIVARRLLTLLRLAKGLPKKKKFVLITTVNAALQRMPVRDWTSNHILSFTPGNRINPDKIIKWLEVNGFARTPTVRETGEYAVRGGIIDLFSPATKEPVRLDFFGDTLESIRSFDTDSQRTLAQKKGLTLVPMSEIILEPETISRFRRNYVTAFGASGPDDVLYQSISEGRRYAGMEHWLPLFHENLATLFDYIGETPVVLDANAEDMIKERLEQIEEHFGARQDGLNNKALSSGVPYKPIPPVAIYLQETEFNTCVADRASAQLSPFAMPPGTGKTAIDMGGRQGRNFAAERAAGDVNIFDALSTHVSALAKDGKRAVLSCWSEGSRERLTQVLSDHGLDRTGYAGNSGELGKVPAGLTALIILGLEHGFEIDDLAFIGEQDILGDRLVRQRRRKSKGANVLTEASALSPGDLVVHVEHGIGRFIGLKTIEAVGAPHDCLELQYAGSDKLYLPVENIELLTRYGSEDQEVQLDKLGGGAWQARKAKMKKRILEIADGLIKIAAERALRTAPAITAPEGAYDEFAARFVYDETDDQMTAIESVFDDMASGRPMDRLVCGDVGFGKTEVALRAAFLAAMSGRQVAIVVPTTLLARQHYRTFADRFNGLPIVVRQASRLVPGKELSETKKGLKDGSVDVVVGTHALLGKAIGFRDLGLLIIDEEQHFGVKHKERLKELKSDVHVLTLSATPIPRTLQLALTGVRELSLIATPPVDRLAVRSFISPFDPMVIRESLLREHYRGGQSFYVCPRVSDLAEVRAFLEENVPEVKVVSAHGQMPPGELDDIMNAFYEGKFDVLLATTIVESGLDIPNANTLIVHRSDMFGLAQLYQIRGRVGRSKTRAYALFTVPANKTLTATAERRLKVLQSLENLGAGFQLASHDLDIRGAGNLLGEEQSGHIKEVGFELYQQMLEEAVAQLKSGGEDFQEDKWSPQIAIGTPVLIPDTYVPDLQLRLELYRRLADLTELDEIDGFGAEMIDRFGPLPEEVQHLLKIVYIKGLCRKANVEKIDAGPKGIVIGFRNGEFNNPAGLVSYIAEQTILAKIRPDQKVVLTRDWPTADDRLKGTAAVLIKLSRLAENA; via the coding sequence GTGTTTGAAAGTTTGCTCAAGAAAAGTGAAAACATAACGCTCGCTTCTGTCCCGGATGGAGCTGAGGCCTATGTGCTTTCAAAGATCCTCTCTGAAATTGAGGAGGGCGGTCTTGCGCTGACCTATGTGGCGCGGGATGCTACGCGGATGGCGGCGCTGACCGAGGCTCTGGGCTTTTTTGCCCCGGATGTGGAAGTGCTGCAGCTGCCAGCGTGGGATTGCTTGCCGTATGACCGTGTATCCCCGCATGGAGCGATTGTTGCGCGCAGGTTGCTGACACTGCTTCGGCTGGCGAAGGGGCTGCCGAAGAAAAAGAAGTTTGTGCTGATCACCACGGTCAATGCGGCTTTGCAGCGGATGCCGGTGCGGGACTGGACCTCCAATCATATTCTGTCTTTTACACCGGGCAATCGCATCAATCCAGACAAGATTATTAAGTGGCTGGAAGTGAATGGTTTCGCCCGCACGCCTACTGTTCGGGAGACCGGTGAATATGCGGTGCGCGGGGGGATTATTGATCTGTTTTCGCCTGCCACCAAAGAGCCGGTTCGTCTGGACTTCTTTGGTGATACGCTGGAATCCATCCGCTCGTTTGATACAGATAGTCAGAGGACGCTCGCGCAGAAGAAAGGACTTACTCTCGTTCCTATGAGCGAGATCATTCTTGAGCCAGAGACAATTTCACGCTTCCGCCGAAACTATGTGACGGCGTTCGGGGCCTCTGGACCAGATGATGTTCTGTACCAGTCCATCAGTGAAGGGCGCCGCTATGCGGGGATGGAACACTGGCTACCGCTGTTCCATGAAAACCTTGCGACCCTGTTTGATTACATCGGTGAAACCCCAGTTGTTCTGGATGCCAATGCCGAGGATATGATCAAAGAGCGGTTGGAACAGATAGAGGAACACTTTGGCGCGCGTCAGGATGGCCTGAACAACAAGGCTCTCTCTTCAGGTGTGCCGTATAAGCCCATTCCACCGGTAGCGATCTATCTTCAGGAAACTGAGTTCAATACATGTGTGGCGGACAGAGCCTCTGCGCAGTTGTCCCCGTTTGCTATGCCTCCGGGAACTGGGAAGACCGCTATTGATATGGGCGGTCGTCAGGGCCGCAACTTTGCAGCGGAACGTGCTGCTGGTGACGTGAACATCTTTGACGCGCTTTCCACGCATGTGTCTGCGCTTGCCAAGGATGGGAAGAGAGCTGTTCTTTCCTGTTGGAGTGAAGGCTCTCGCGAACGACTGACGCAGGTTCTTAGCGATCATGGATTGGACCGCACAGGATATGCAGGGAACTCCGGAGAGCTTGGCAAAGTTCCCGCTGGGCTGACTGCACTGATCATCCTTGGACTTGAGCACGGCTTTGAGATTGATGATCTGGCCTTCATTGGGGAGCAAGATATCCTTGGTGATCGTCTGGTGCGTCAGCGTCGGCGGAAATCCAAAGGTGCGAATGTTCTTACTGAAGCTTCTGCATTGTCTCCTGGTGATCTGGTTGTGCATGTGGAGCATGGTATTGGTCGCTTTATTGGGCTGAAGACCATTGAGGCCGTTGGGGCTCCCCATGATTGTCTTGAGCTGCAATATGCGGGATCGGACAAGCTTTACCTTCCAGTCGAGAACATTGAGCTGCTGACGCGCTATGGCTCAGAAGATCAGGAAGTTCAGTTAGATAAGCTTGGTGGCGGGGCATGGCAGGCCCGTAAAGCCAAGATGAAAAAGCGCATTCTTGAGATTGCCGATGGCCTGATCAAGATTGCTGCGGAACGCGCTTTGCGGACAGCTCCGGCGATTACGGCGCCTGAAGGGGCTTATGACGAGTTTGCCGCGCGGTTTGTTTATGACGAGACCGATGACCAGATGACGGCGATTGAGTCCGTGTTCGATGATATGGCGTCCGGGCGTCCTATGGATCGGTTGGTTTGTGGTGATGTGGGCTTTGGTAAGACGGAAGTTGCTCTAAGAGCTGCGTTTTTGGCGGCGATGTCGGGACGGCAAGTGGCGATTGTGGTTCCGACCACGTTGTTGGCGCGTCAGCATTACCGCACATTTGCGGATCGCTTTAACGGGCTGCCTATTGTTGTGCGTCAAGCTTCACGACTTGTCCCCGGTAAGGAGCTGTCTGAGACCAAGAAGGGCCTGAAAGACGGTTCCGTTGATGTTGTGGTTGGTACGCATGCACTTCTTGGAAAGGCCATTGGTTTCAGGGATCTGGGGCTGCTTATCATCGACGAAGAGCAGCACTTTGGGGTGAAGCACAAAGAACGGTTGAAAGAGCTGAAAAGTGATGTTCACGTTCTGACCCTGTCTGCGACCCCGATTCCTCGTACCCTACAATTGGCACTGACGGGCGTTCGCGAGCTTTCCCTTATTGCGACGCCACCGGTGGATCGTCTGGCTGTACGTTCCTTCATATCCCCGTTCGACCCGATGGTTATCCGCGAGAGCTTGCTGCGTGAGCACTATCGCGGAGGGCAAAGCTTCTATGTGTGTCCGCGCGTGTCTGATCTGGCAGAGGTGAGGGCGTTCTTGGAAGAGAATGTGCCTGAAGTTAAAGTGGTTTCTGCTCATGGTCAGATGCCTCCGGGAGAGCTGGATGACATCATGAATGCCTTCTATGAGGGTAAGTTTGATGTGCTTTTGGCGACTACGATTGTGGAATCCGGATTGGACATACCAAACGCCAACACTTTGATTGTGCACCGCTCGGACATGTTTGGTCTGGCGCAGCTCTATCAGATCCGTGGGCGTGTGGGTCGTTCTAAGACACGGGCCTATGCTTTGTTTACAGTTCCTGCCAACAAGACGTTGACTGCTACGGCAGAGCGACGCCTTAAGGTGTTGCAAAGCCTTGAGAATTTGGGTGCAGGATTCCAGCTGGCCTCACATGATCTGGATATTCGCGGAGCGGGTAACTTGTTGGGGGAAGAGCAGTCCGGGCATATTAAAGAGGTGGGTTTCGAGCTTTACCAGCAGATGTTGGAGGAGGCGGTTGCTCAGCTCAAATCTGGCGGTGAGGACTTCCAGGAAGACAAGTGGTCCCCGCAAATTGCTATCGGTACGCCTGTTCTTATCCCCGATACGTATGTGCCTGACTTGCAGTTGCGCCTTGAGCTCTATCGCCGCCTGGCGGACCTGACTGAGCTTGACGAGATTGATGGCTTTGGTGCAGAGATGATTGACCGCTTCGGGCCACTTCCTGAGGAAGTTCAACACCTTCTGAAGATTGTTTATATCAAGGGGCTGTGTCGCAAAGCGAACGTTGAAAAGATTGACGCTGGGCCGAAGGGCATCGTGATTGGCTTCCGCAATGGCGAGTTCAACAATCCGGCTGGGCTGGTATCCTACATCGCGGAACAAACTATCCTCGCCAAGATCCGCCCGGATCAGAAGGTGGTGCTGACCCGTGACTGGCCAACTGCGGATGATCGGTTGAAAGGCACCGCTGCTGTGTTGATTAAACTCTCGCGGCTGGCGGAAAACGCCTAA
- a CDS encoding succinate dehydrogenase assembly factor 2 → MDHSAQSEDQNGNIELDNRRKRIVFRCHHRGMKEMDIMLGGYVEKHIAQMNDEELDELEVFLQHHDQDLFSWFIGTKPVPDEANTELFRKILDYYKDKSDS, encoded by the coding sequence ATGGATCATAGTGCGCAGAGTGAAGATCAAAACGGGAACATTGAGCTGGATAACCGGAGAAAGCGTATCGTTTTCCGTTGTCACCATCGTGGCATGAAGGAAATGGATATCATGCTTGGTGGCTATGTTGAGAAGCATATTGCGCAGATGAATGACGAAGAGCTGGATGAGCTGGAAGTGTTCCTGCAGCATCATGATCAGGATCTGTTCTCCTGGTTCATTGGCACCAAACCAGTACCGGATGAGGCCAATACTGAACTGTTCCGTAAGATCCTAGATTACTACAAGGATAAGAGCGACAGCTAA